In the genome of Leptolyngbya subtilissima AS-A7, one region contains:
- a CDS encoding DUF202 domain-containing protein, giving the protein MSNAPPSSLVNITNELARERNRAAAERTLNAWSRICLGLIGFGVAYEQITRSLRRHVTSAAIIANPNPTLVGLGFVGMGLLLLGLALVQHRLTLNALEQQGNVLLSIKTLNRWAVVAIVLAGIAGLGVTLVLP; this is encoded by the coding sequence ATGAGTAATGCCCCTCCGTCTTCTCTGGTAAACATCACCAACGAGCTAGCTCGAGAACGTAACCGCGCTGCTGCCGAACGTACCCTAAACGCCTGGAGCAGAATTTGCCTGGGCTTGATTGGCTTTGGCGTGGCTTATGAACAAATTACACGCAGCCTGCGGCGGCACGTGACATCGGCAGCCATCATAGCGAACCCGAATCCGACCCTGGTGGGCCTGGGGTTTGTGGGCATGGGTCTATTGCTGCTGGGGCTAGCGCTGGTGCAGCACCGGCTAACGCTCAACGCCCTTGAGCAGCAAGGCAATGTGCTGCTGTCGATCAAGACGCTAAATCGTTGGGCGGTGGTTGCCATTGTGCTAGCAGGAATCGCCGGGTTAGGGGTAACGCTAGTGCTGCCGTGA
- a CDS encoding YidH family protein — protein sequence MSSSNPEPNPATELAKERNRAAEERTLMAWIRTALALIGFGFGIERIVAAIHQTLGDGVNPLRLTRILGLSFVALGTLALLGAALDHNHQLQRIQRNDLVYRSRRSPALVVAYILAGLGAIAFVGILISPLVP from the coding sequence ATGAGTTCGTCTAACCCAGAGCCTAACCCAGCAACAGAACTGGCTAAAGAGCGCAATCGCGCCGCTGAAGAGCGCACCTTGATGGCCTGGATTCGCACGGCCCTGGCCTTAATTGGCTTTGGCTTCGGGATTGAGCGCATTGTGGCAGCCATTCACCAAACCCTGGGAGACGGGGTGAATCCCCTGCGGTTGACTCGAATTTTAGGCCTATCCTTTGTGGCCTTAGGTACCTTGGCGCTGTTAGGTGCCGCCCTCGATCACAACCATCAGCTCCAGCGCATTCAGCGCAACGATCTAGTCTACCGATCGCGGCGGTCTCCGGCCCTGGTGGTGGCCTACATTCTGGCCGGGCTAGGGGCGATCGCCTTCGTAGGCATTTTAATTAGTCCCCTAGTGCCTTAA
- a CDS encoding DUF4346 domain-containing protein has product MTLPSSTQPVDKAQRQALDDQLSKRYIELDPAGYFLIYLDVELGLICAKHFANIINDKGLACDPATGKPLPVRGPVERVPTCTYSGHTAKELCISIFEDPERPCPITYLDHAAYLGREFMRAEAALSAGEPYIQD; this is encoded by the coding sequence ATGACTCTACCTTCTAGCACCCAGCCTGTCGACAAAGCCCAGCGCCAGGCCCTCGATGACCAGCTCTCGAAGCGCTACATTGAGCTGGACCCAGCGGGCTATTTTTTAATCTATTTAGACGTAGAGCTGGGGCTGATTTGCGCTAAGCACTTTGCCAATATCATTAACGACAAAGGGTTGGCCTGTGACCCCGCTACTGGCAAACCCCTACCCGTGCGTGGCCCTGTAGAGCGTGTGCCCACCTGCACTTATAGCGGTCACACAGCCAAAGAACTCTGTATTTCTATTTTTGAAGATCCAGAGCGTCCCTGCCCTATCACCTATCTCGATCATGCGGCCTACTTAGGGCGCGAATTTATGCGGGCCGAAGCTGCTCTCAGCGCTGGCGAACCCTACATTCAAGATTGA
- a CDS encoding adenylate/guanylate cyclase domain-containing protein, whose translation MAELDSIERSLRDLAPADLYAALWVDPSAQTLVKVFDHLRTLQHILIDYLPRDVAQQPPLSPQIRHCWHRGTLLFTDLAGFTPLFAASAAAGQAGAETLLTLINDYFARMVELVSKAGGNLLEFTGDAMLVQFRHETYQSGGDNAEITQAVYAGLRMQRAMENFSALETAQGPLSLRMRLGIHPGQFVAADIGTPLRRAHVLLGQPVLVAKQTEGAGAVGRVCLSQAGYDCLQPAAHPLSLEPNSESSWLVVDDLNAKTLGEYDLTLSRRRTASSMLFDRSVPGLIGEIQASLATVEPLASYLPRPVLQLLVNTAAARRIPPAFPTAAVAFVNLMGLPEAVDTAYPDDTDGIVTCFSHAFALINGAVERRRGILQKVTYHSVGSELLIHFGVLAPDPEAPLRATETLLAIRTLVSQLRQPMRLGLPLPISCRMGLTYGPVFAAEIGEPRGRREFNVLGDTVNTAARLMSQASQNQILLDAATRQVLESDSNYRCRFLGELLLKGKATPQAIYSLEG comes from the coding sequence GTGGCAGAACTGGATAGCATTGAGCGCAGCCTGCGAGACCTAGCCCCTGCTGACCTATACGCAGCCCTATGGGTTGACCCTTCTGCCCAAACCCTGGTCAAGGTGTTTGATCATCTGCGTACGCTACAGCATATTTTGATCGACTACCTGCCTCGCGATGTAGCCCAGCAGCCACCCCTCAGCCCTCAGATACGCCATTGCTGGCATCGCGGCACCTTATTGTTTACTGATTTAGCTGGGTTTACTCCGCTATTTGCGGCTAGTGCGGCGGCAGGGCAAGCTGGGGCCGAGACTCTATTGACCTTAATCAACGACTACTTTGCCCGGATGGTAGAGCTGGTCAGCAAAGCTGGCGGTAACCTGCTGGAGTTTACCGGCGATGCCATGCTGGTGCAGTTTCGCCACGAGACCTATCAGTCTGGCGGCGACAACGCCGAGATAACGCAGGCCGTCTATGCCGGTCTGCGAATGCAGCGAGCCATGGAGAATTTTTCTGCCCTTGAAACCGCTCAGGGCCCTCTATCGTTGCGCATGCGGCTAGGCATTCATCCGGGGCAGTTTGTAGCGGCAGATATTGGTACCCCTTTACGCCGAGCTCACGTTCTGTTGGGACAGCCAGTGCTGGTGGCTAAGCAGACCGAAGGGGCCGGGGCAGTGGGCCGAGTCTGCCTCAGCCAAGCTGGGTATGACTGCCTTCAACCTGCGGCCCACCCCCTGAGTCTAGAACCTAACTCCGAGTCTAGCTGGCTGGTGGTCGACGACCTGAATGCTAAAACCCTGGGAGAGTACGACCTCACTCTAAGCCGTCGCCGCACAGCCAGCTCAATGTTGTTTGACCGCAGCGTGCCCGGCCTAATTGGTGAAATTCAGGCTAGCCTCGCCACCGTTGAACCCTTAGCTAGCTATCTGCCTCGCCCAGTGCTCCAGTTGCTTGTCAATACCGCTGCCGCTCGCCGTATTCCCCCGGCTTTTCCTACGGCGGCAGTGGCCTTTGTCAATTTAATGGGTTTGCCAGAGGCAGTAGATACCGCTTATCCCGACGATACTGACGGCATTGTCACCTGCTTCTCCCATGCCTTTGCCCTCATCAACGGCGCAGTAGAACGGCGGCGCGGCATTTTGCAAAAGGTGACCTACCACTCAGTAGGCTCAGAGCTGCTGATTCATTTTGGCGTGCTCGCCCCCGATCCCGAGGCTCCCCTACGGGCCACCGAAACCCTGCTGGCAATTCGTACGTTGGTGAGCCAGTTGCGGCAGCCCATGCGGCTGGGCCTGCCCTTACCCATTAGCTGCCGCATGGGGTTGACCTACGGCCCGGTGTTTGCGGCAGAGATTGGTGAGCCCCGAGGCCGACGCGAGTTTAATGTGCTGGGGGATACAGTCAACACCGCCGCCCGGCTGATGAGTCAGGCCAGCCAAAATCAAATCTTGCTCGATGCCGCTACCAGGCAGGTACTTGAGTCCGATTCCAACTACCGCTGTAGGTTTTTAGGGGAACTACTGCTCAAGGGCAAAGCCACTCCTCAAGCGATTTATAGCCTCGAAGGCTGA
- a CDS encoding GNAT family N-acetyltransferase: MGYPSVPSLTATWLRSIDEIPEAVWDELAQPLITPFLEWSWLHNMERSGSVGANTGWLPCHLALWQGTTLVGAAPMYLKGHSRGEFVFDHQWADLAERLGVEYYPKLLGMAPFTPTEGYRFLIAPDADEAIVTRAMVEVIDGFCDRNNISGCHFLYVDPEWRATMTQLGFAEWLHHSYVWQNHGFKDFDDYLGMFNANQRRNIKRERKSMATAGLRLEAIAGDAISKTLCDQMYDFYADTCDKFGWWGSKYLSRKFFHLLHHDYRHRMVFFVAYSEDDSNPIGMSFCLTKGDRLYGRYWGSTMEMNNLHFNACYYAPIEWAIANNITLFDPGAGGRHKKRRGFPALGNYSLHRFYSPRMKTLLTRYITEVNELEQQEIDTINAELPLKLPPGDSLCPQT, from the coding sequence ATGGGCTATCCCTCTGTGCCGTCGCTGACCGCCACCTGGCTGCGCTCCATTGATGAGATTCCCGAGGCCGTGTGGGACGAACTAGCCCAGCCCCTAATTACACCGTTCCTGGAATGGAGCTGGCTGCACAATATGGAGCGATCGGGCAGCGTGGGGGCTAACACGGGCTGGTTGCCCTGTCATCTGGCTCTCTGGCAGGGGACAACCCTGGTCGGGGCTGCTCCCATGTATCTGAAGGGCCACAGCCGGGGCGAATTTGTATTTGACCACCAGTGGGCCGATTTGGCTGAGCGTCTGGGGGTAGAGTATTATCCCAAGCTGCTAGGCATGGCGCCGTTTACCCCAACGGAGGGCTATCGATTTTTGATTGCCCCCGACGCCGATGAAGCGATCGTCACTCGGGCCATGGTAGAGGTGATTGACGGGTTTTGCGATCGCAACAACATCTCCGGCTGCCACTTTCTCTACGTTGATCCCGAGTGGCGGGCCACCATGACCCAGCTAGGCTTTGCTGAATGGTTGCACCACAGCTACGTGTGGCAAAACCATGGGTTTAAAGATTTTGACGACTACCTGGGCATGTTTAACGCCAACCAACGGCGCAACATCAAGCGTGAGCGCAAGTCGATGGCGACGGCGGGCCTGCGTCTGGAGGCGATCGCTGGAGATGCCATCAGCAAGACCCTGTGCGACCAGATGTACGATTTCTATGCCGACACCTGCGACAAGTTTGGTTGGTGGGGCAGCAAGTACCTGAGCCGCAAATTCTTTCACCTGCTGCACCACGACTACCGCCACCGCATGGTGTTTTTTGTCGCCTATAGCGAAGACGACAGCAACCCGATAGGCATGTCGTTTTGCCTGACTAAGGGCGATCGCCTCTACGGCCGCTACTGGGGCTCAACGATGGAGATGAACAATCTGCACTTTAACGCCTGCTACTACGCGCCGATTGAGTGGGCGATCGCTAACAACATTACCCTGTTCGATCCTGGGGCGGGAGGACGCCATAAAAAACGACGGGGCTTTCCAGCCCTGGGTAACTACAGCCTGCATCGGTTCTATTCGCCTCGCATGAAAACCCTCCTGACCCGCTACATCACTGAGGTCAACGAGCTCGAGCAGCAGGAAATTGACACTATCAATGCCGAGCTACCCCTTAAACTACCTCCAGGGGATAGCCTCTGCCCTCAGACTTAG